In Miscanthus floridulus cultivar M001 chromosome 5, ASM1932011v1, whole genome shotgun sequence, one genomic interval encodes:
- the LOC136449468 gene encoding protein TWIN LOV 1-like isoform X1 encodes MATSGAPGPDDHDHDHGHGRLASSLTTRYSDWVLEALDELPGSFLLTDPALPGHPIVYASGGLAALTGYAPRDVLGRNARLFQGAATDRAAVAGVREAVRAHREHQAALLNYRRDGAPHWVLLHLAPVFHARDGTLLHFLAVQVPIAPAAATRGATCHAPGPLLAACRDEARVREDLPCATHAGKVFVDMDKRGLEAEEPRVASDHEKEMATSTANNIVSALNRYSKLTGLVVSSKRCCSIGIPALSSSLNLSLGRIKQSFVLTDSRLPDMPIIYASDAFTSLTGYSREEMLGCNCKVLNGPGTSLEVLEEINQHICSEQACTVDLLSYRKDGSSFCDLLHVSPIRDASGKVAFHIWIHLDMGAKHDFNGLAPEVWLLGAVGAVRVAVRGLSASGSLLRPSHSS; translated from the exons ATGGCGACCTCCGGCGCGCCGGGTCCCgacgaccacgaccacgaccacgggCACGGCCGCCTCGCGTCGTCCCTGACGACGCGCTACTCGGACTGGGTGCTGGAGGCGCTGGACGAGCTCCCGGGGAGCTTCCTGCTCACGGACCCCGCCCTCCCCGGCCACCCCATCGTGTACGCCTCCGGGGGCCTCGCCGCGCTCACCGGCTACGCGCCGCGCGACGTGCTGGGCCGCAACGCGCGCCTCTTCCAGGGCGCCGCCACCgaccgcgccgccgtcgccggcgtGCGCGAGGCCGTCCGCGCGCACCGCGAGCACCAGGCCGCCCTCCTCAACTACCGCCGCGACGGCGCCCCGCACTGGGTCCTGCTCCACCTCGCCCCCGTCTTCCACGCCCGCGACGGCACCCTGCTCCACTTCCTCGCCGTGCAGGTGCCCATCGCGCCCGCTGCTGCCACGCGCGGGGCGACGTGCCACGCGCCGGGGCCGTTGCTCGCCGCGTGCCGCGACGAGGCCAGGGTCCGAGAGGATCTCCCCTGCGCCACACACGCGGGGAAGGTATTTGTCGATATGGACAAGAGAG GGCTGGAGGCCGAGGAACCACGTGTAGCTAGTGACCATGAGAAAGAGATGGCAACAAGTACGGCTAACAACATTGTCTCTGCGCTGAACCGCTACAGCAAGCTAACTGGTCTAGTGGTCAGCAGCAAAAGATGCTGCTCTATTGGCATCCCAGCACTCAGTTCGTCGTTAAACCTCTCTCTCGGTAGAATCAAACAAAGCTTTGTATT GACTGACTCCCGCTTGCCTGACATGCCAATTATTTATGCTAGTGATGCTTTTACATCATTAACAG GTTACTCAAGAGAAGAAATGTTGGGCTGTAACTGCAAAGTCTTAAACGGTCCAGGCACTAGCTTGGAGGTTTTAGAGGAG ATAAATCAGCATATTTGTTCTGAGCAGGCATGCACAGTGGATCTACTAAGTTACAG GAAAGATGGAAGTTCATTCTGTGATCTTCTACATGTATCTCCTATCCGAGATGCTTCTGGCAAG GTCGCCTTTCATATCTGGATTCACCTTGACATGGGTGCAAAGCACGATTTTAATGGGTTGGCCCCCGAGGTATGGCTGCTTGGTGCTGTTGGTGCGGTCAGAGTTGCTGTGAGAGGCTTGTCAGCGTCAGGTAGCCTGTTGAGACCATCCCATAGCAGTTAG
- the LOC136449468 gene encoding protein TWIN LOV 1-like isoform X2, with protein sequence MATSGAPGPDDHDHDHGHGRLASSLTTRYSDWVLEALDELPGSFLLTDPALPGHPIVYASGGLAALTGYAPRDVLGRNARLFQGAATDRAAVAGVREAVRAHREHQAALLNYRRDGAPHWVLLHLAPVFHARDGTLLHFLAVQVPIAPAAATRGATCHAPGPLLAACRDEARVREDLPCATHAGKVFVDMDKRGLEAEEPRVASDHEKEMATSTANNIVSALNRYSKLTGLVVSSKRCCSIGIPALSSSLNLSLGRIKQSFVLTDSRLPDMPIIYASDAFTSLTGYSREEMLGCNCKVLNGPGTSLEVLEEACTVDLLSYRKDGSSFCDLLHVSPIRDASGKVAFHIWIHLDMGAKHDFNGLAPEVWLLGAVGAVRVAVRGLSASGSLLRPSHSS encoded by the exons ATGGCGACCTCCGGCGCGCCGGGTCCCgacgaccacgaccacgaccacgggCACGGCCGCCTCGCGTCGTCCCTGACGACGCGCTACTCGGACTGGGTGCTGGAGGCGCTGGACGAGCTCCCGGGGAGCTTCCTGCTCACGGACCCCGCCCTCCCCGGCCACCCCATCGTGTACGCCTCCGGGGGCCTCGCCGCGCTCACCGGCTACGCGCCGCGCGACGTGCTGGGCCGCAACGCGCGCCTCTTCCAGGGCGCCGCCACCgaccgcgccgccgtcgccggcgtGCGCGAGGCCGTCCGCGCGCACCGCGAGCACCAGGCCGCCCTCCTCAACTACCGCCGCGACGGCGCCCCGCACTGGGTCCTGCTCCACCTCGCCCCCGTCTTCCACGCCCGCGACGGCACCCTGCTCCACTTCCTCGCCGTGCAGGTGCCCATCGCGCCCGCTGCTGCCACGCGCGGGGCGACGTGCCACGCGCCGGGGCCGTTGCTCGCCGCGTGCCGCGACGAGGCCAGGGTCCGAGAGGATCTCCCCTGCGCCACACACGCGGGGAAGGTATTTGTCGATATGGACAAGAGAG GGCTGGAGGCCGAGGAACCACGTGTAGCTAGTGACCATGAGAAAGAGATGGCAACAAGTACGGCTAACAACATTGTCTCTGCGCTGAACCGCTACAGCAAGCTAACTGGTCTAGTGGTCAGCAGCAAAAGATGCTGCTCTATTGGCATCCCAGCACTCAGTTCGTCGTTAAACCTCTCTCTCGGTAGAATCAAACAAAGCTTTGTATT GACTGACTCCCGCTTGCCTGACATGCCAATTATTTATGCTAGTGATGCTTTTACATCATTAACAG GTTACTCAAGAGAAGAAATGTTGGGCTGTAACTGCAAAGTCTTAAACGGTCCAGGCACTAGCTTGGAGGTTTTAGAGGAG GCATGCACAGTGGATCTACTAAGTTACAG GAAAGATGGAAGTTCATTCTGTGATCTTCTACATGTATCTCCTATCCGAGATGCTTCTGGCAAG GTCGCCTTTCATATCTGGATTCACCTTGACATGGGTGCAAAGCACGATTTTAATGGGTTGGCCCCCGAGGTATGGCTGCTTGGTGCTGTTGGTGCGGTCAGAGTTGCTGTGAGAGGCTTGTCAGCGTCAGGTAGCCTGTTGAGACCATCCCATAGCAGTTAG
- the LOC136449471 gene encoding probable WRKY transcription factor 2, with amino-acid sequence MAASLGLAHDACYAAYPPAAAASSYFPSPQPPPGDLVAKFPPPAAATAMVDDYYFLFGEEMGGARATSCGGYCSPPPPVFDNGMSLLSYGGVEGDGRRPMSGPAGTGSGGRRPVSRIGFRTRSEVDVLDDGFKWRKYGKKAVKNSPNPRNYYRCSAEGCGVKKRVERDSDDPRYVVTTYDGVHNHATPGAAYLCPPPPPRGTTATATPFSPPYSASSAPLVAAPSWSAAFDAWEAQLHAAAAHSSESSY; translated from the exons ATGGCGGCCTCGCTAGGACTCGCCCACGACGCGTGCTACGCCGCCTACCCGCCGGCCGCCGCTGCCTCCTCGTACTTTCCATCACCACAACCACCACCCGGCGACCTCGTGGCGAAGttcccgccgcccgccgccgccacggccatgGTTGATGACTACTACTTCCTGTTCGGCGAGGAGATGGGCGGCGCTCGCGCTACCAGCTGCGGCGGCTActgctcgccgccgccaccggtgtTCGACAATGGCATGAGCCTGCT GAGCTATGGCGGTGTCGAGGGCGACGGGAGGAGGCCGATGAGCGGACCAGCTGGCACCGGGAGTGGCGGCCGGCGGCCGGTGTCACGGATCGGGTTCCGGACGAGGTCGGAGGTGGACGTGCTGGACGACGGCTTCAAGTGGCGAAAGTACGGCAAGAAGGCGGTCAAGAACAGCCCCAACCCGAG GAACTACTACCGGTGCTCGGCGGAGGGCTGCGGCGTGAAGAAGCGCGTGGAGCGGGACAGCGACGACCCGCGCTACGTCGTCACCACCTACGACGGCGTCCACAACCACGCCACGCCGGGCGCCGCCTACCTctgcccgccgccgcctccgcgcgGCACAACCGCAACCGCAACGCCCTTCTCGCCTCCATACTCGGCGTCGTCGGCGCCTCTGGTGGCGGCGCCCAGCTGGAGCGCCGCTTTTGACGCGTGGGAGGCGCAGCTGCACGCCGCGGCTGCTCACTCGTCGGAGTCGTCGTACTGA